From a region of the Andrena cerasifolii isolate SP2316 chromosome 13, iyAndCera1_principal, whole genome shotgun sequence genome:
- the LOC143375776 gene encoding uncharacterized protein LOC143375776, whose amino-acid sequence MRGANQDTATPYCRCRVLYLGSSVPHASKEGLLGVQEPLRELYPEQGALGARGIDSWLSVWSNGLLLENVDEHRKKVTRFFPIEALHYCAAVRHVKGGSGDSSNTRFLPLDSPFARNPSANHPPLFAAVLRRTTGIKVLECHAFICKRDMAANALVRCCFHAYADSSYAKGMDPNTATTNGVTTGHPSSNSLYHTLGGSSTTLDSPQATRLDATSTDDLSLYNGDENHKVWARGRDEVDGLYQEQGTLRSTKGSRPRQLVAPPPPPPPPPPPSQPLLLEESSSSSVRRKANKKLKKLKNRAVHEDPLHQSHLHPLHQGIYTNGHGHHTLGHPVRQQHYHPHPLPPSSRSVAGTLARPAPVLLVPAATLPRKAHHHPRGLRPIPAAAPIVPVYAPLPVVPPPPAAAIYAGGTYGTAGNRGRRQHPEADTSTLGASRRLAVSHADLTTAEMNRSADSPENESRFGTGIYRRKGHLNERAFSYSIRAEHRSRSHGSLASLGFSAQNGNALPKEEKKDREIAQLVAGLNLDDSPERTQPTANSRSGYSHHQPQQLQPLPRPRPR is encoded by the coding sequence ATGAGGGGTGCCAATCAAGACACGGCAACGCCATACTGTCGGTGCAGAGTTCTCTACCTGGGAAGCTCCGTCCCCCACGCGAGCAAAGAGGGTCTGCTGGGTGTTCAGGAGCCTCTGCGCGAGCTGTACCCCGAGCAGGGTGCATTGGGTGCACGTGGAATCGACTCCTGGCTGAGCGTTTGGAGCAACGGCCTCCTGCTGGAGAATGTCGACGAGCACCGCAAGAAGGTCACCAGGTTTTTCCCGATAGAGGCATTGCATTATTGCGCAGCAGTCCGGCATGTAAAAGGCGGAAGCGGGGATTCCTCGAACACGAGGTTCCTGCCCCTGGACTCGCCGTTCGCACGGAACCCTAGCGCCAATCATCCGCCCCTTTTCGCTGCTGTGTTGAGACGGACTACTGGCATCAAAGTTCTCGAATGTCATGCGTTCATCTGTAAACGCGATATGGCAGCCAACGCCCTGGTCAGGTGTTGTTTCCATGCATACGCGGACAGCAGCTACGCCAAGGGTATGGACCCGAACACGGCGACGACAAATGGTGTGACAACTGGCCATCCATCGAGTAACAGCCTCTATCATACCCTCGGCGGCTCTAGTACAACCTTGGACAGCCCTCAAGCGACACGTTTGGATGCTACCTCGACGGATGACCTGAGCCTGTACAATGGGGATGAGAATCACAAAGTCTGGGCCAGAGGCCGGGACGAGGTCGACGGTTTATACCAAGAACAAGGGACCCTGAGAAGTACCAAGGGTTCGAGGCCTCGTCAGCTAGTCGCTCCACCTCCTCCACCGCCCCCACCGCCTCCTCCTTCTCAGCCCCTGCTTCTGGAAGAGTCTTCATCGTCCTCGGTCCGCAGGAAAGCTAACAAGAAGctgaagaaattgaaaaacaggGCGGTACACGAAGATCCCCTACATCAGTCGCACCTGCACCCCCTACATCAGGGAATATACACCAACGGCCATGGACATCACACTCTCGGCCACCCAGTCAGACAGCAGCACTATCATCCTCACCCTCTGCCACCTAGTAGTCGATCCGTCGCTGGAACTCTAGCCAGACCAGCGCCAGTGCTTTTGGTACCAGCTGCAACGCTACCCAGAAAGGCGCATCATCATCCTCGAGGGTTGAGACCCATTCCAGCGGCCGCTCCAATTGTCCCAGTTTATGCTCCACTGCCAGTGGTGCCTCCGCCGCCAGCAGCAGCGATCTACGCGGGCGGGACGTACGGTACAGCCGGCAACAGGGGCAGAAGACAACATCCCGAGGCAGACACTTCGACTCTGGGTGCTTCCAGACGGCTGGCAGTGTCTCATGCTGACTTAACCACAGCGGAAATGAATCGTTCTGCTGACAGTCCAGAGAACGAATCTCGATTTGGCACTGGCATCTACCGACGGAAGGGCCACTTGAACGAGAGGGCGTTTTCTTACAGCATCCGAGCGGAGCACCGCAGCAGGAGCCACGGTAGCCTAGCCTCTCTGGGATTCAGTGCCCAGAACGGCAACGCGCTGCCcaaagaggagaagaaggacAGAGAAATCGCTCAACTGGTGGCTGGGCTGAACCTGGACGATAGCCCAGAGAGAACGCAGCCCACGGCGAACTCTCGGAGCGGTTACTCCCATCATCAGCCGCAGCAGCTCCAGCCGCTGCCCAGGCCCAGGCCTCGTTAG
- the LOC143375774 gene encoding uncharacterized protein LOC143375774 isoform X2, with product MALRLRSSKDVKKSSYYVWYLGAREAKGVDAMPGAIAYLLERERLQEPFKVTLQVSNKGLKIIQTVHPGGSTRSAVKHLVPGHAVLAAVQREDVVAATLLLPNPATNNPVHVHAYRCDSVETAELLGGQLKALASHTDNLARVTSLEGRVRSNLGSDGRSTRESESSEGSGELRHDPVQTTTIYESLAAELRAKLGRGNSGDNDVGPILLPPRDYDTVHRHRGNLAGIEFRRCLNQTIVGGSTMVDRGGTRSAASSGIGSDSAATPPPYQSHHPLGPRPSRPSRDSSSDDDWGAPAEENDYLPETETTATSMTLPRLPRSPERLPSQLNRGVSPSCNRSRRAPEFRQRSPSPQYQPRISPGEVTSPRERFQDAKEMFRAMEREAIGRPVLSRQREVESHHPVHRVESARQAHEDQPARQHPTSNSSTTGHEHLIRRNHSEVSERENEVSYRGRPRPRTHHYAMERPPEQEVSRPRPRSFYENPTVGRDFRDQRNLVDPREVRDFRDRAHVREIREKVRARAATYQELSEHERYPGLDRDSARPPLEIVPTPSRYRHSYAEPPRLGLAALHPY from the exons ATGGCCCTGCGGTTGAGGAGCAGCAAGGATGTCAAGAAGAGCTCGTACTACGTTTGGTACCTGGGCGCGAGGGAGGCCAAGGGGGTGGATGCTATGCCCGGTGCCATAGCTTACCTGCTCGAACGAGAACGACTTCAGGAGCCTTTCAAGGTCACGCTGCAG GTGAGCAATAAGGGCTTGAAGATTATACAGACGGTCCACCCAGGAGGATCGACGAGGTCTGCTGTTAAACATTTGGTACCAGGCCACGCTGTGCTGGCAGCTGTGCAACGGGAGGACGTAGTGGCGGCCACACTTTTGCTCCCTAATCCAGCCACCAACAATCCTGTACACGTGCACGCATACAG ATGCGACTCCGTGGAAACGGCCGAATTGCTGGGCGGTCAGTTGAAAGCGTTGGCCTCGCACACCGACAATTTGGCCAGGGTCACTTCGCTGGAAGGCAGAGTTCGTAGTAATTTGGGCAGCGATGGTAGGAGCACCAGGGAGTCGGAGTCCTCGGAGGGCAGCGGCGAGCTTAGGCACGACCCCGTGCAAACCACGACGATATATGAATCATTGGCTGCTGAGCTACGCGCTAAACTGG GCAGAGGCAATTCGGGGGACAATGATGTCGGTCCGATTCTTCTGCCCCCAAGGGATTACGATACCGTTCACAGACACCGTGGTAATTTGGCTGGCATCGAATTCAGGCGTTGCCTGAATCAAACGATCGTAGGCGGTAGTACCATGGTTGACAGAGGCGGCACGAGAAGCGCCGCCAGCAGTGGAATAGGTTCGGACAGTGCTGCTACGCCCCCGCCTTATCAGAGCCATCATCCTTTGGGCCCAAGACCGTCCAGACCATCCAGAGATTCTTCCTCGG ATGACGACTGGGGAGCGCCAGCAGAAGAGAACGACTATCTtccagagacggagacaacagcgACGAGCATGACACTGCCGCGGCTGCCTCGGAGCCCCGAAAGGTTGCCCAGCCAACTGAACAGGGGCGTCTCGCCGAGCTGCAATAGAAGCCGCCGGGCTCCAGAGTTCAGGCAACGATCGCCCAGCCCTCAGTACCAACCCAGAATCAGCCCTGGAGAGGTGACCAGTCCCAGGGAGAGATTCCAGGACGCCAAGGAGATGTTCAGGGCTATGGAGAGGGAGGCCATTGGAAGGCCTGTTCTATCCAGGCAGAGAGAAGTTGAGAGTCATCATCCTGTACACAG GGTCGAGTCAGCCAGGCAGGCCCACGAGGACCAACCGGCTCGACAGCATCCAACCAGCAACAGTTCAACGACTGGCCACGAGCACCTGATCAGACGGAATCATTCGGAAGTATCAGAACGGGAGAACGAAGTTTCTTACAGAGGCCGTCCACGGCCGCGAACCCATCATTATGCGATGGAACGCCCACCGGAGCAAGAGGTCTCGAGGCCTCGGCCGAGAAGCTTCTACGAAAACCCGACGGTTGGAAGAGACTTCCGAGATCAAAGGAACCTCGTCGATCCGAGGGAG GTTCGGGACTTCCGCGACCGCGCGCACGTGAGGGAAATACGCGAGAAGGTGCGCGCCAGAGCTGCCACCTACCAGGAACTCTCTGAACACGAGCGATACCCCGGCTTGGATCGCGACAGTGCCAGACCGCCCCTGGAGATTGTGCCCACGCCAAGCAGATACCGCCACAGCTACGCTGAACCGCCGCGGCTCGGCCTGGCGGCGCTGCATCCGTACTGA
- the LOC143375774 gene encoding uncharacterized protein LOC143375774 isoform X1, translating to MEQCVMALRLRSSKDVKKSSYYVWYLGAREAKGVDAMPGAIAYLLERERLQEPFKVTLQVSNKGLKIIQTVHPGGSTRSAVKHLVPGHAVLAAVQREDVVAATLLLPNPATNNPVHVHAYRCDSVETAELLGGQLKALASHTDNLARVTSLEGRVRSNLGSDGRSTRESESSEGSGELRHDPVQTTTIYESLAAELRAKLGRGNSGDNDVGPILLPPRDYDTVHRHRGNLAGIEFRRCLNQTIVGGSTMVDRGGTRSAASSGIGSDSAATPPPYQSHHPLGPRPSRPSRDSSSDDDWGAPAEENDYLPETETTATSMTLPRLPRSPERLPSQLNRGVSPSCNRSRRAPEFRQRSPSPQYQPRISPGEVTSPRERFQDAKEMFRAMEREAIGRPVLSRQREVESHHPVHRVESARQAHEDQPARQHPTSNSSTTGHEHLIRRNHSEVSERENEVSYRGRPRPRTHHYAMERPPEQEVSRPRPRSFYENPTVGRDFRDQRNLVDPREVRDFRDRAHVREIREKVRARAATYQELSEHERYPGLDRDSARPPLEIVPTPSRYRHSYAEPPRLGLAALHPY from the exons ATGGAGCAGTGTGTGATGGCCCTGCGGTTGAGGAGCAGCAAGGATGTCAAGAAGAGCTCGTACTACGTTTGGTACCTGGGCGCGAGGGAGGCCAAGGGGGTGGATGCTATGCCCGGTGCCATAGCTTACCTGCTCGAACGAGAACGACTTCAGGAGCCTTTCAAGGTCACGCTGCAG GTGAGCAATAAGGGCTTGAAGATTATACAGACGGTCCACCCAGGAGGATCGACGAGGTCTGCTGTTAAACATTTGGTACCAGGCCACGCTGTGCTGGCAGCTGTGCAACGGGAGGACGTAGTGGCGGCCACACTTTTGCTCCCTAATCCAGCCACCAACAATCCTGTACACGTGCACGCATACAG ATGCGACTCCGTGGAAACGGCCGAATTGCTGGGCGGTCAGTTGAAAGCGTTGGCCTCGCACACCGACAATTTGGCCAGGGTCACTTCGCTGGAAGGCAGAGTTCGTAGTAATTTGGGCAGCGATGGTAGGAGCACCAGGGAGTCGGAGTCCTCGGAGGGCAGCGGCGAGCTTAGGCACGACCCCGTGCAAACCACGACGATATATGAATCATTGGCTGCTGAGCTACGCGCTAAACTGG GCAGAGGCAATTCGGGGGACAATGATGTCGGTCCGATTCTTCTGCCCCCAAGGGATTACGATACCGTTCACAGACACCGTGGTAATTTGGCTGGCATCGAATTCAGGCGTTGCCTGAATCAAACGATCGTAGGCGGTAGTACCATGGTTGACAGAGGCGGCACGAGAAGCGCCGCCAGCAGTGGAATAGGTTCGGACAGTGCTGCTACGCCCCCGCCTTATCAGAGCCATCATCCTTTGGGCCCAAGACCGTCCAGACCATCCAGAGATTCTTCCTCGG ATGACGACTGGGGAGCGCCAGCAGAAGAGAACGACTATCTtccagagacggagacaacagcgACGAGCATGACACTGCCGCGGCTGCCTCGGAGCCCCGAAAGGTTGCCCAGCCAACTGAACAGGGGCGTCTCGCCGAGCTGCAATAGAAGCCGCCGGGCTCCAGAGTTCAGGCAACGATCGCCCAGCCCTCAGTACCAACCCAGAATCAGCCCTGGAGAGGTGACCAGTCCCAGGGAGAGATTCCAGGACGCCAAGGAGATGTTCAGGGCTATGGAGAGGGAGGCCATTGGAAGGCCTGTTCTATCCAGGCAGAGAGAAGTTGAGAGTCATCATCCTGTACACAG GGTCGAGTCAGCCAGGCAGGCCCACGAGGACCAACCGGCTCGACAGCATCCAACCAGCAACAGTTCAACGACTGGCCACGAGCACCTGATCAGACGGAATCATTCGGAAGTATCAGAACGGGAGAACGAAGTTTCTTACAGAGGCCGTCCACGGCCGCGAACCCATCATTATGCGATGGAACGCCCACCGGAGCAAGAGGTCTCGAGGCCTCGGCCGAGAAGCTTCTACGAAAACCCGACGGTTGGAAGAGACTTCCGAGATCAAAGGAACCTCGTCGATCCGAGGGAG GTTCGGGACTTCCGCGACCGCGCGCACGTGAGGGAAATACGCGAGAAGGTGCGCGCCAGAGCTGCCACCTACCAGGAACTCTCTGAACACGAGCGATACCCCGGCTTGGATCGCGACAGTGCCAGACCGCCCCTGGAGATTGTGCCCACGCCAAGCAGATACCGCCACAGCTACGCTGAACCGCCGCGGCTCGGCCTGGCGGCGCTGCATCCGTACTGA